A genomic region of Pseudomonas sp. RSB 5.4 contains the following coding sequences:
- a CDS encoding plasmid stabilization protein yields MAVSLEYIVASLTISNLDLQLYEELQLAADINNRSIEEHARVMLQKALEQNQSAAGLGTRIHRRFNNVGDVELDVPSR; encoded by the coding sequence ATGGCTGTATCGCTGGAGTACATTGTGGCGAGTTTGACTATCAGCAATCTTGACCTTCAGCTCTATGAAGAACTGCAGTTAGCGGCAGATATTAATAATCGTTCGATTGAAGAGCACGCGCGTGTGATGTTGCAGAAAGCGCTCGAGCAGAATCAATCTGCCGCTGGCTTGGGGACTCGAATTCATAGACGATTTAATAATGTCGGTGACGTTGAATTGGATGTGCCTTCACGCTGA
- a CDS encoding methyl-accepting chemotaxis protein: MNSWFGNISVNMKLGLGFGLVLALTCVLALTGWTSLGGLIDRSNWMSDITQLNAGLTKLRVVRLQYMLTNGDETAAQNVQTTLESFAAQQQALINKFKSPENVKLLKEQAATIAEYQTSLNKMRNAYRTGNSARDVMGTNADTAYNLIESISNRVQQLPLSDERFAQFQAITEAKEAFILARYEVRGYTATTNAETEQKAVAQLNVAIDSLKQLNTHFSGTQQDTLRQLETALANYRSALQAYKNANTEAVQARKEMTDQGTAIVNTSEQLYQIQLDRRDIESAQARTFQLISTLLALLVGVIAAVIITRQITRPLQETLAVVERIASGDLTQNVTVTRRDELGVLQQGIARMGVTLRDLISGIRDGVTQIASAAEELSAVTEQTSAGVNSQKVETDQVATAMHEMTATVQEVARNAEEASQAAAAADGEAREGDKVVNEAIAQIERLASEVVRSTEAMSVLQQESDKIGSVMDVIKAVAEQTNLLALNAAIEAARAGEAGRGFAVVADEVRGLAQRTQKSTEEIEGLVAGLQNGTQQVAAVMNNSRALTDSSVALTRKAGDSLENITRTVSNIQSMNQQIAAAAEQQSAVAEEISRSIINVRDVSEQTAAASDETAASSVELARLGGQLQQMVSHFRV, encoded by the coding sequence ATGAATAGCTGGTTCGGCAACATCAGCGTGAACATGAAATTGGGTCTGGGCTTCGGCCTGGTCCTGGCCCTGACCTGCGTCCTCGCCCTGACGGGCTGGACCAGCCTCGGCGGCCTGATTGACCGCAGCAACTGGATGAGCGACATCACCCAGCTCAACGCCGGCCTGACCAAGCTGCGTGTGGTGCGCCTGCAATACATGCTGACCAACGGCGACGAAACTGCCGCGCAGAACGTGCAGACCACCCTCGAAAGCTTCGCCGCGCAACAACAGGCGCTGATCAACAAGTTCAAGAGCCCGGAAAACGTCAAGCTGCTCAAGGAGCAGGCCGCGACCATCGCCGAATACCAGACCTCGCTGAACAAGATGCGTAACGCCTACCGCACTGGCAACAGTGCCCGCGACGTGATGGGCACCAATGCCGACACCGCTTATAACCTGATCGAGTCGATCAGCAACCGCGTTCAGCAGTTGCCCCTGAGCGACGAGCGCTTCGCGCAGTTCCAGGCCATCACCGAAGCCAAGGAAGCGTTCATCCTCGCGCGCTATGAAGTGCGTGGCTACACCGCCACCACCAATGCCGAAACCGAGCAGAAAGCCGTCGCCCAACTGAACGTGGCCATCGACAGCCTCAAGCAGTTGAACACGCACTTCTCGGGTACCCAGCAAGACACGCTCCGTCAGCTGGAAACCGCCCTGGCCAATTACCGTAGCGCGTTGCAGGCGTACAAGAACGCCAACACGGAAGCGGTGCAGGCGCGTAAAGAGATGACCGATCAGGGCACCGCGATCGTCAACACCAGCGAGCAGCTGTACCAGATCCAGCTCGACCGTCGCGACATCGAAAGCGCCCAGGCTCGTACCTTCCAGTTGATCAGCACCCTGCTGGCGCTGCTGGTCGGTGTGATTGCCGCCGTGATCATCACCCGTCAGATCACCCGTCCGCTGCAAGAGACCCTGGCCGTGGTCGAGCGCATTGCCAGCGGCGACCTGACCCAGAACGTCACGGTCACCCGCCGCGACGAACTTGGCGTGCTGCAACAAGGCATCGCGCGCATGGGCGTGACCCTGCGCGACCTGATCAGCGGCATCCGCGACGGCGTCACTCAGATCGCCAGCGCCGCCGAAGAACTCTCGGCCGTGACCGAGCAGACCAGCGCCGGTGTGAACAGCCAGAAGGTCGAGACCGATCAGGTGGCCACCGCCATGCACGAGATGACTGCCACCGTGCAGGAAGTCGCGCGCAACGCCGAAGAAGCCTCGCAAGCCGCTGCCGCCGCTGACGGCGAAGCCCGTGAAGGCGACAAAGTGGTGAACGAAGCCATCGCGCAGATCGAGCGTTTGGCCAGCGAAGTGGTGCGTTCCACCGAAGCCATGAGCGTGCTGCAACAGGAAAGCGACAAGATCGGCAGCGTCATGGACGTGATCAAGGCCGTGGCCGAACAGACCAACCTGCTGGCGCTCAACGCCGCAATCGAAGCGGCGCGTGCCGGTGAAGCCGGTCGTGGGTTTGCCGTGGTCGCCGACGAAGTCCGTGGCCTCGCCCAGCGTACGCAGAAATCCACCGAAGAGATCGAAGGCCTGGTCGCCGGTCTGCAGAACGGCACCCAGCAAGTCGCTGCCGTGATGAACAACAGCCGCGCCCTGACCGACAGCAGCGTGGCCCTGACCCGCAAGGCTGGCGACTCCCTGGAAAACATCACCCGCACGGTGTCGAACATCCAGTCGATGAACCAGCAGATCGCCGCCGCTGCCGAACAGCAAAGCGCCGTGGCCGAAGAGATCAGCCGCAGCATCATCAACGTACGCGACGTGTCGGAACAGACCGCCGCGGCCAGCGATGAAACCGCAGCGTCCAGCGTTGAACTGGCACGCCTGGGTGGTCAGTTGCAGCAGATGGTCAGCCACTTCCGCGTCTGA
- a CDS encoding histidine phosphatase family protein: MELRLSLFGVKRSISLSGLARYRNTWVVLAASLLVIPLTLWLLAPAAVPDLAHGNVSGARALAAGWAKGDMIVLVRHVERCDHSPAPCLSGDDGITDRSRSVAVGVGAQFEHLGLNRVDIYNSPMLRTVQTAGYMFNRAASEDWLISCKGRILQEALAHKIPGRNLILVTHSECMAELEKDLDVPVSDPGYGSSLFVSAANKAAPRMLGFIEASDWHSVTTR; encoded by the coding sequence GTGGAATTGAGACTGAGTCTGTTCGGCGTCAAACGCTCGATCTCCCTGAGCGGACTGGCCCGTTACCGCAATACCTGGGTGGTGCTCGCCGCGTCGCTGCTGGTGATTCCGCTGACCCTGTGGCTGCTCGCCCCGGCGGCGGTGCCGGACCTGGCGCATGGCAATGTGTCCGGCGCCCGCGCGCTGGCGGCCGGGTGGGCCAAGGGCGACATGATCGTGCTGGTGCGTCACGTCGAGCGCTGCGATCACTCCCCGGCGCCGTGCCTGAGCGGCGATGATGGCATCACCGACCGCTCGCGCAGTGTCGCGGTGGGTGTCGGCGCACAGTTCGAGCATCTGGGCCTGAACCGCGTCGACATCTATAACAGCCCGATGCTGCGCACCGTGCAGACCGCCGGTTACATGTTCAACCGCGCGGCCAGCGAAGACTGGCTGATCAGTTGCAAGGGGCGCATCTTGCAGGAAGCGCTGGCGCACAAGATCCCGGGACGCAATCTGATTCTGGTGACCCACAGTGAATGCATGGCGGAGCTGGAAAAGGATCTGGATGTACCGGTGTCTGACCCTGGCTACGGCTCTTCGCTGTTCGTTTCCGCCGCGAACAAGGCCGCCCCGCGCATGCTTGGCTTTATCGAGGCCTCCGACTGGCACTCAGTGACCACTCGATGA
- a CDS encoding glycosyltransferase family 39 protein — translation MLKAPALSGCLKSMPRAATSLFLLAALLFFFALGNHQLQGSTEARVAGIAMEMHLDDDWVTPRLFGEPFLEKPPLSLWLDAGAMRVFGVSPWAVRLASAVAGLLSVMLLYGMLRRFGRPQAVAWTAGILLATMASYWSNVRGVGEDALLALGVTTALLAFFQAQRAPSAGSSLLFIVGIAIATLSKGVLGLAMPGVVIFAYLLADNLIDKRLKIGAWLRPGLLTAVGLIPLLIWLAVLYQRGGSHAVAEVLLTNSVGRFSGSFVEAGHYEPFYYYLAKLPEAFLPWNILVYLGLWHFRKELKANRYLLFFSLWIVAQFIMLTLASSKRTVYLMSMTPAAAVIAAEYARVLFERLQARETTDRFIGKVARHRQAIAAGLLTVVIASYLGAAQWALPNADKELSFLPLTEHIQSLQANGHQVALFQANERVGGASVFYTQSVLKGLDTDAQLHDFLSASPSNVAVISADREPAAPLKVLKTMMVGRQAYYFVGY, via the coding sequence ATGCTCAAGGCTCCTGCCCTTTCCGGTTGCCTGAAATCCATGCCGCGTGCCGCCACTTCACTGTTTCTACTCGCCGCCCTGCTGTTTTTTTTCGCTTTGGGTAACCACCAGTTGCAAGGCTCCACCGAGGCCCGGGTCGCCGGGATCGCCATGGAGATGCATCTGGACGATGACTGGGTGACGCCGCGCCTGTTTGGCGAGCCGTTTCTGGAAAAACCACCGCTGAGCCTGTGGCTGGACGCCGGCGCCATGCGCGTGTTTGGCGTTTCGCCGTGGGCAGTGCGGCTGGCGTCGGCGGTGGCCGGGTTGCTCAGCGTGATGCTGCTGTACGGCATGTTGCGCCGCTTCGGACGCCCGCAAGCGGTCGCCTGGACAGCGGGAATTCTGCTGGCAACCATGGCCAGCTACTGGAGCAACGTGCGCGGGGTCGGCGAAGATGCGCTGCTGGCGCTCGGCGTGACCACGGCGCTGCTGGCGTTCTTTCAGGCACAACGCGCACCGAGCGCCGGTAGCTCGCTGCTGTTTATCGTCGGGATCGCTATCGCTACTTTGAGCAAGGGCGTGCTCGGCCTGGCGATGCCTGGGGTAGTGATTTTCGCCTACCTGCTGGCTGATAACCTGATCGACAAACGCTTGAAGATCGGCGCCTGGCTGCGTCCCGGCCTGCTCACGGCCGTGGGTCTGATTCCGTTGCTGATCTGGCTCGCCGTGCTGTATCAGCGCGGTGGCTCGCACGCCGTCGCTGAAGTGCTGCTGACCAACAGCGTCGGGCGCTTCAGCGGCTCGTTCGTCGAGGCCGGGCATTATGAGCCGTTCTATTACTATCTGGCCAAACTGCCGGAAGCGTTTCTGCCTTGGAACATTCTGGTGTACCTGGGCCTATGGCATTTCCGCAAGGAACTGAAGGCCAACCGTTACCTGCTGTTTTTCAGCCTGTGGATCGTTGCGCAGTTCATCATGCTGACCCTGGCCTCAAGCAAGCGCACGGTGTACCTGATGTCGATGACCCCGGCGGCTGCGGTGATCGCCGCGGAGTACGCGCGCGTATTGTTCGAGCGCTTGCAGGCGCGCGAAACCACCGACCGCTTCATCGGAAAAGTCGCCCGTCATCGTCAGGCGATTGCCGCAGGACTGCTTACGGTGGTGATCGCCAGCTACCTCGGCGCGGCCCAGTGGGCACTGCCCAACGCCGACAAGGAGTTGTCGTTCCTGCCATTGACCGAACACATTCAGAGCCTGCAAGCCAACGGTCATCAGGTCGCGCTGTTCCAGGCCAATGAACGGGTCGGCGGTGCCAGCGTGTTCTACACCCAAAGCGTGCTCAAGGGGCTGGACACCGACGCGCAACTGCATGATTTCCTCAGCGCGTCACCCTCGAACGTCGCGGTGATCTCGGCAGACCGCGAACCCGCCGCACCGCTCAAAGTGCTCAAGACCATGATGGTCGGGCGTCAGGCGTACTACTTCGTCGGCTACTGA
- the rimJ gene encoding ribosomal protein S5-alanine N-acetyltransferase: protein MSLLSLPCQRLTLAILAPEQAELESDFYARNQRHLAPWSPIRTTEYFSTGQIRRRLEVQASAFEAGLAMHFALLTPDGQQMIGACNFSGIIRGAFQACYLGYHIDHAHQGQGLMQEGLEAGIGYMFDTQNLHRIMANYMPGNERSARLLERLGFEREGYAKAYLNIAGRWQDHVLTALVNPLFEAPEQRWSRQLA from the coding sequence ATGTCACTGCTGAGTCTGCCCTGCCAACGCCTGACGCTCGCCATCCTCGCCCCGGAACAGGCCGAGCTGGAAAGTGACTTCTACGCACGCAACCAGCGCCACCTCGCCCCCTGGTCGCCGATTCGCACCACCGAATACTTTTCCACCGGACAGATTCGCCGACGCCTTGAAGTCCAGGCCAGTGCTTTCGAGGCCGGGCTGGCGATGCATTTCGCTCTGCTTACGCCGGACGGCCAGCAGATGATCGGTGCGTGCAATTTCAGCGGGATCATTCGCGGGGCGTTTCAGGCCTGTTATCTGGGTTATCACATCGACCACGCGCATCAGGGCCAGGGCTTGATGCAGGAAGGTCTGGAGGCCGGCATCGGCTACATGTTCGACACGCAGAACCTGCATCGAATCATGGCCAACTACATGCCCGGTAACGAGCGCAGTGCGCGATTGCTGGAGCGTCTGGGTTTCGAGCGCGAGGGCTATGCCAAGGCTTATCTGAATATCGCCGGACGCTGGCAGGATCATGTGCTGACGGCGCTGGTCAATCCGTTATTCGAAGCGCCGGAACAGCGCTGGTCGCGCCAATTAGCGTGA
- a CDS encoding DUF2252 domain-containing protein — protein MTTLQDRMKQGKDARKNCSRSAHATTGKMNRDPIPLIKASSQGRVASLVELRYGRMLVSPFAFFRGNALVQAHDLSDTENMGLVGPICGDAHLMNFGGFATPERNLLFSVNDFDEAHPGPWEWDVKRLAASFVVAARDLRHGDSAQEEVCRQMVGAYQATMLECAEQSALETWYDSIKYEDLLDQARKSALEHVQRAVDKAERRTHAELLPKISERDANGRLVIRDDLPEIFHLHNNTTLLDADDDWLRLSDWRPLSEAFMRDYRTTLQADRRELLSRFQVQDLAFKVVGVGSVGTRCLVALLTDERESPLFLQFKEARRSVLADYVKAKCRTRHEGQRVVEGQRLMQSASDLFLGWTTGPTGRFFYVRQLRDMKISAELENFDAETFAAYARVCGRALARAHAKASGNAAVISGYIGKGDALADALFKYARSYTAQNERDFERFQQACRKGRLTARSEADFAADHLP, from the coding sequence ATGACCACCCTCCAAGACCGCATGAAGCAAGGCAAGGACGCCCGCAAGAATTGCTCGCGCAGCGCCCACGCCACCACCGGAAAGATGAACCGCGATCCGATCCCGCTGATCAAGGCCTCCAGTCAGGGCCGCGTCGCCTCACTGGTGGAATTGCGTTACGGGCGGATGCTGGTGTCGCCGTTCGCCTTCTTTCGCGGCAACGCGTTGGTGCAGGCGCACGATTTGTCGGACACCGAGAACATGGGGCTGGTCGGGCCAATCTGCGGTGACGCGCATTTGATGAATTTCGGCGGGTTTGCCACGCCGGAGCGCAATCTGTTGTTCAGCGTCAACGATTTCGACGAGGCGCATCCTGGTCCCTGGGAGTGGGATGTGAAGCGGCTGGCTGCGAGTTTCGTGGTGGCGGCGCGGGATTTGCGCCATGGCGATTCGGCTCAGGAAGAGGTGTGTCGGCAGATGGTCGGCGCCTATCAGGCAACCATGCTGGAGTGCGCCGAGCAGAGTGCGCTGGAAACCTGGTACGACTCGATCAAGTACGAAGACTTGCTCGATCAGGCGCGCAAGAGTGCGCTGGAGCATGTACAGCGTGCCGTCGATAAAGCCGAACGGCGCACCCACGCCGAGTTGCTGCCGAAGATCAGCGAGCGCGACGCCAACGGGCGGCTGGTCATTCGCGACGACTTGCCGGAAATCTTTCACCTGCACAACAACACCACACTGCTCGACGCCGATGATGACTGGCTGCGGCTGTCAGACTGGCGTCCGCTGTCCGAAGCGTTCATGCGCGATTATCGAACCACGCTGCAGGCCGACCGGCGGGAATTGCTCTCGCGGTTTCAGGTGCAGGATCTGGCGTTCAAAGTGGTCGGCGTGGGCAGTGTCGGCACCCGCTGTCTCGTGGCGCTGCTGACTGACGAACGGGAATCGCCGCTGTTCCTGCAATTCAAGGAAGCGCGACGCTCGGTGCTGGCCGACTATGTGAAAGCCAAATGCCGGACGCGCCATGAAGGTCAGCGAGTGGTCGAGGGTCAGCGCCTGATGCAATCGGCCAGCGACCTGTTTCTTGGCTGGACCACCGGCCCTACCGGTCGGTTTTTCTATGTTCGGCAATTGCGCGACATGAAGATCTCCGCCGAGCTGGAAAACTTCGACGCCGAAACCTTCGCCGCCTATGCCCGGGTCTGTGGCCGCGCGCTGGCCCGGGCGCACGCCAAAGCTTCGGGAAATGCGGCGGTCATCAGCGGCTATATCGGCAAGGGCGATGCCTTGGCCGACGCTTTGTTCAAATACGCCCGCAGTTACACCGCGCAGAACGAGCGCGACTTCGAACGCTTTCAGCAGGCCTGCCGCAAGGGCCGACTGACCGCACGTTCGGAAGCGGATTTCGCCGCGGATCATCTACCCTGA
- a CDS encoding LeoA/HP0731 family dynamin-like GTPase, with protein sequence MEQFNQFKVEKQAALKGLEQLRAVLDELGEMGVDVGSELNKIDSAVQAVESDVLRIALLGAFSDGKTSVIAAWLGKIMADMNINMDESSDRLAIYSPEGLPEKCEIVDTPGLFGDKEKSVDGEQVMYEDLTKRYISEAHLILYVVDATNPLKESHNDIVKWVLRDLNKLSSTIFVINKMDEVTDLTEQVLFDAQATIKKDNLKGKLQRAANLSPDELAKVNIVCLASNPNGRGLPFWFGKPEHYESRSRINDLKAMTTQVLRHNVPAVLIAKTGMDVVRDVVGQHVVRAEEQLERLKAFADQNAEESARITQDIESGRREVKRLAGELFEELQNLEKGMLGKLRPLGLENIREFLEDELGYTEDGVGFKLNLKIKGAIDRSFDQSSKVTSRISQDIGRQLNSSESFLNAMGDSALKSMGGAAKGIASLSPDIIKGAVFAARDALSAVTGVAIKFKPWQATKIAGAISKWAGPAGAAITLTSDLLNAYKAHELEQELKNAKESIAEMIKSAFKDIYDIISDDEKLLDFFAPQLKAFEKIVETVEERSRFISANQAKLQTVKAKLNALTSSPARLEATA encoded by the coding sequence ATGGAACAATTCAATCAGTTCAAAGTTGAGAAGCAGGCTGCGCTCAAGGGGCTGGAGCAACTGCGTGCGGTGCTCGACGAGTTGGGGGAGATGGGCGTCGACGTCGGTAGCGAGTTGAACAAGATCGACTCGGCAGTACAAGCCGTCGAGTCCGATGTGCTGCGCATCGCCTTACTGGGTGCCTTTTCCGACGGCAAGACAAGCGTTATTGCCGCTTGGCTGGGCAAGATCATGGCCGACATGAACATCAATATGGACGAGTCCTCTGATCGCTTGGCAATTTATTCTCCAGAGGGGCTGCCGGAGAAGTGCGAAATCGTCGACACCCCCGGCCTGTTCGGCGACAAGGAAAAAAGTGTCGACGGCGAGCAGGTCATGTATGAAGACCTGACCAAACGCTACATCTCCGAGGCGCACCTGATTCTGTATGTCGTGGACGCTACCAACCCACTCAAGGAAAGCCACAACGACATCGTCAAGTGGGTGCTGCGGGACTTGAACAAGCTGTCTTCGACCATTTTCGTGATCAACAAGATGGACGAAGTGACTGACCTCACCGAGCAAGTACTGTTCGATGCTCAGGCCACGATCAAGAAGGACAACCTCAAAGGCAAACTGCAGCGTGCAGCCAACCTGAGCCCGGATGAACTGGCCAAGGTGAATATCGTCTGCCTGGCCTCCAACCCGAATGGACGCGGCCTGCCGTTCTGGTTTGGCAAGCCAGAGCACTATGAAAGCCGCTCGCGCATCAACGACCTCAAAGCCATGACCACGCAAGTGTTGCGGCACAATGTGCCTGCGGTGCTGATTGCAAAGACGGGCATGGATGTAGTGCGAGATGTCGTCGGCCAGCATGTGGTGCGCGCCGAAGAACAGTTGGAGCGGCTCAAGGCTTTTGCCGATCAGAATGCCGAAGAATCGGCACGTATCACCCAAGACATTGAATCGGGTCGTCGTGAAGTCAAACGCCTGGCCGGTGAGCTGTTCGAAGAGCTTCAGAACCTTGAGAAAGGCATGCTGGGCAAGTTACGTCCGCTTGGCTTGGAAAACATTCGTGAATTCCTTGAGGACGAGCTGGGTTACACCGAGGATGGCGTAGGTTTCAAGTTGAACCTAAAAATCAAGGGCGCAATTGACCGCTCCTTCGACCAGTCTTCCAAAGTAACCAGCCGCATCTCTCAGGATATTGGCCGTCAGCTCAACTCCAGCGAGAGCTTCCTCAATGCCATGGGTGACAGTGCATTGAAGTCGATGGGCGGGGCTGCCAAGGGCATTGCCAGCCTGAGCCCAGACATCATCAAGGGGGCGGTGTTTGCAGCCCGCGATGCGCTCAGTGCAGTGACTGGCGTGGCGATCAAATTCAAGCCTTGGCAAGCGACCAAAATCGCCGGCGCCATTTCAAAGTGGGCAGGCCCTGCAGGCGCTGCAATCACACTTACCTCGGACCTGCTCAACGCCTATAAAGCGCATGAACTGGAACAGGAGTTGAAGAACGCCAAGGAGTCGATTGCCGAGATGATCAAAAGCGCCTTCAAGGATATCTACGACATCATTTCTGACGACGAAAAGCTGTTGGACTTCTTCGCTCCGCAGCTCAAGGCGTTTGAGAAGATTGTCGAGACGGTGGAAGAGCGCTCGCGCTTCATCAGTGCCAACCAAGCCAAGCTGCAAACCGTGAAAGCCAAGCTGAATGCCCTGACATCATCGCCTGCGCGGCTTGAGGCAACTGCATGA
- a CDS encoding DUF726 domain-containing protein, which translates to MKPQHFSFTTQSFNSTTTTANVFIHGYSAGHNFTDRALLVSQIPQALNTDINLLMFWESSHFGSISKLSRNVIFGASRLHPAATLAAFAGDRAVHFAMSRKRANLVGEALLDELGDYLLEHYPYVTHVNLVGHSLGGRVVISALRKLAQNRDACDLVINDVLLMAAAVEVSADEAQALNGTAERVINAYSKSDGVLLLNADEKCLGRHEVKPFDNVEMTKFGHLDYWPKLHDVLMRTQFSGFNGQQLGQTQLQDPVLNDVLLYGLLQRVPQEVLAQGIKHLKTSSWISIDEQQPLHSFIREMQHLGGHCMVNFLRGRGIAYAALLDMLVEHFDLGNDRQRCGAVVELEALLVRQVFDNAFPEGHAFSSSPIAAVKAMPADTYFSHVDALAERLTLASYVKASAPAPQVETSQSLTVTGGTLNITQLASWNMLSALPGLLGKQMKGRWATNFKTALKPGYSALVPAVAIVFFARVHWGSERGFRK; encoded by the coding sequence TTGAAACCCCAACACTTCAGTTTCACCACCCAATCCTTCAACAGCACTACCACCACCGCCAACGTGTTTATCCACGGTTACTCCGCGGGCCACAACTTCACCGACCGGGCACTGCTGGTCAGCCAGATTCCGCAGGCCCTGAATACCGATATAAACCTGCTGATGTTCTGGGAATCCAGCCACTTCGGTTCAATCAGCAAGCTTTCGCGCAATGTCATCTTCGGCGCCTCGCGCCTGCACCCCGCAGCAACGCTGGCGGCGTTTGCTGGGGACAGGGCGGTGCATTTCGCGATGTCCCGCAAACGCGCGAATCTCGTTGGCGAAGCCCTGCTCGATGAGCTGGGGGACTACCTGCTGGAGCACTACCCCTACGTCACCCACGTAAACCTTGTCGGCCACTCTTTGGGCGGACGAGTGGTGATCAGCGCGCTGCGCAAACTGGCCCAAAACCGGGATGCGTGCGACTTGGTCATCAATGACGTGCTGTTGATGGCTGCGGCTGTGGAAGTGTCGGCGGATGAAGCGCAGGCGTTGAACGGCACCGCAGAACGTGTAATTAACGCCTACTCCAAGTCAGACGGTGTGTTGCTGCTCAATGCCGATGAAAAGTGCCTGGGGCGGCATGAAGTTAAGCCCTTCGATAACGTTGAAATGACCAAGTTCGGCCACCTGGATTACTGGCCGAAACTGCACGACGTGCTCATGCGCACGCAGTTTTCCGGCTTCAACGGCCAACAACTCGGCCAGACCCAGTTGCAAGACCCGGTGCTCAACGACGTCCTGCTGTATGGCCTGCTCCAGCGCGTCCCGCAAGAGGTACTGGCCCAAGGCATCAAACACCTCAAAACCAGCAGTTGGATCAGCATCGACGAGCAACAGCCGCTGCACTCCTTCATCCGAGAAATGCAGCACCTGGGTGGCCACTGCATGGTGAATTTCTTGCGGGGCCGGGGCATTGCCTACGCCGCGCTGCTGGACATGCTGGTGGAGCACTTCGACTTGGGCAATGACCGACAACGTTGCGGCGCCGTCGTGGAGTTAGAGGCGCTGTTGGTTCGGCAAGTGTTCGACAACGCGTTCCCGGAAGGCCATGCCTTCAGCAGTTCGCCTATTGCCGCAGTGAAGGCCATGCCTGCGGACACCTATTTCAGCCACGTCGACGCACTGGCTGAGCGATTGACCCTGGCCTCCTACGTCAAGGCTTCAGCCCCTGCTCCTCAGGTGGAAACCTCCCAATCGCTGACAGTCACCGGCGGGACGCTCAACATCACGCAACTGGCAAGCTGGAACATGCTGTCGGCGTTACCCGGATTGCTAGGCAAGCAGATGAAAGGCCGCTGGGCGACCAACTTCAAGACCGCACTGAAACCTGGCTACTCGGCGTTGGTGCCAGCAGTGGCAATAGTATTTTTTGCGCGGGTTCATTGGGGGAGTGAGCGCGGGTTCAGGAAGTGA